A DNA window from Helianthus annuus cultivar XRQ/B chromosome 15, HanXRQr2.0-SUNRISE, whole genome shotgun sequence contains the following coding sequences:
- the LOC110910575 gene encoding uncharacterized protein LOC110910575, giving the protein MAVLVPGVLLKLLQHMNTDVKVAGEHRSSLLQVVSIVPALSGGELFRNQGYYLKVSDSSHATYVSLPDQSVDLILSDKIQLGQYIHVERLESATPVPVLRGVKPVPGRHPCVGTPEDIVATHSLGFLNSSSKLVGNVKKDSVISASIGKSRSQLSKLVLNSSDSRAKVKPSNGSRSIPSSPTSGYTLSTSFEKFSSAVKHQSKIKGSDKEIGKLSLGSASPRLKKSGIGSSIKSFVQGIELGPKALRKSWEGNVDVKTPRLKVVMNDSKAEARNSFSGPRKSTSERMASPSLKEESSSPAKSLKEVRTPAKRGETVDHHDASDNKQKPSPGRKSSAEASANGLPRNLVKVSLSNTRLTDATASWSSLPSSLAKLGKEVLKYRDSAQIAAVEAIQEASAAETLLQCISTYSELRSSAKEDNPQPTVEQFLALNDSLNHAHRVSESLSKTTLLGSTSDHEENPSEEQLKVSSERRKHTTSWVHAAMLTNLSSFSLYGKQSKLTPWISPSSTPSTARPVLVLEGSSTNTISPKTQDKPRKSTGSKVVNPSTPRRQTVGPNVQQKAKVVEVEPPREWERGAGFEEAIDLARILKMESQDWFLGFVERFLDADVDTSRSLSDNGQIAGMLSQLKSVNEWLDVIGCHKDEEEEEEESRHSVSAETIDRIRKKIYDYLLTHVESAAAALGKP; this is encoded by the exons ATGGCTGTTTTGGTACCTGGGGTTCTGTTAAAGTTGCTGCAACATATGAACACAGATGTAAAAGTTGCAGGAGAACATAGATCATCTTTGTTACAGGTTGTGAGCATTGTTCCGGCTTTATCAGGCGGCGAGTTGTTTCGAAATCAAGGGTATTATCTTAAGGTATCTGATTCATCTCATGCCACTTATGTATCTTTACCTGATCAAAGTGTTGATCTTATATTGAGTGATAAGATCCAGTTGGGTCAGTATATACATGTCGAACGGCTCGAGTCAGCCACTCCGGTTCCGGTTTTACGCGGGGTTAAACCGGTTCCAGGTAGACACCCTTGTGTTGGAACACCTGAAGATATTGTTGCTACACATTCTTTAGGGTTTCTTAATAGTAGTTCTAAGTTAGTTGGTAATGTCAAAAAGGATAGTGTTATTAGTGCTTCCATTGGAAAATCAAGATCACAATTGTCGAAATTGGTATTGAATTCGAGTGATTCGAGGGCGAAAGTCAAACCGTCGAATGGTTCGAggtcaattccttcatctcctaCTAGTGGTTACACTTTGTCTACTTCTTTTGAGAAGTTTTCGAGTGCGGTTAAGCATCAGTCGAAGATCAAAGGATCTGATAAGGAGATTGGAAAGTTGAGTTTAGGGAGCGCGAGTCCGCGTTTAAAGAAATCCGGGATTGGTAGCTCTATAAAGAGTTTTGTTCAAGGTATTGAGTTGGGACCGAAGGCGTTGAGGAAGAGTTGGGAAGGTAATGTGGATGTCAAGACGCCGAGATTGAAGGTCGTTATGAACGATTCAAAGGCTGAAGCTCGAAATTCTTTTTCC GGTCCAAGGAAATCTACAAGTGAAAGGATGGCATCTCCGTCTCTTAAAGAGGAATCATCATCACCTGCGAAGTCGCTTAAAGAGGTAAGGACACCTGCAAAGAGAGGAGAAACGGTTGATCATCATGACGCTTCCGATAACAAGCAAAAACCGTCGCCCGGAAGGAAGTCATCAGCTGAGGCATCTGCAAATGGCCTACCTAGAAACTTGGTCAAAGTTTCTCTTAGTAACACACGGTTGACCGATGCAACTGCTTCATGGTCTTCACTCCCGTCTTCTCTTGCAAAGCTTGGGAAG GAAGTCCTCAAGTATAGAGATTCTGCCCAAATTGCCGCCGTAGAAGCCATACAAGAGGCGTCAGCTGCAGAAACGTTACTTCAATGTATAAG CACATATTCTGAGTTGCGTTCGTCTGCAAAAGAAGACAACCCGCAGCCTACTGTGGAGCAGTTTTTGGCGCTAAATGACAGCTTGAATCACGCTCATCGCGTTTCTGAATCTTTATCCAAAACTACTCTGCTCGGTTCAACATCAGATCACGAAGAAAACCCATCCGAAGAACAACTGAAAGTATCTTCGGAAAGACGTAAACACACAACGTCTTGGGTCCACGCTGCAATGCTTACCAACTTATCATCCTTTTCGTTATACGGCAAACAATCCAAGTTAACCCCTTGGATCTCACCGTCTTCAACCCCCAGTACCGCTCGGCCGGTGCTAGTACTCGAGGGGTCCTCCACGAATACCATATCACCGAAAACCCAAGACAAGCCCCGGAAGTCAACCGGGTCAAAGGTGGTCAACCCATCGACCCCGCGAAGACAAACCGTGGGACCAAATGTTCAACAAAAGGcaaaggtggttgaagttgaaCCTCCACGCGAATGGGAAAGAGGGGCTGGTTTTGAGGAGGCGATTGACTTGGCACGCATACTTAAAATGGAGTCTCAAGATTGGTTCTTGGGGTTTGTTGAAAGATTCTTGGACGCTGACGTGGACACCTCGAGGTCTTTGTCTGATAACGGTCAGATTGCGGGCATGCTGAGTCAGCTGAAAAGCGTAAACGAGTGGTTAGACGTGATTGGATGTCAcaaggatgaagaagaggaggagGAAGAAAGTCGTCATAGTGTCTCTGCGGAGACGATTGATAGGATACGGAAGAAGATTTATGATTATCTTCTGACTCATGTTGAATCTGCTGCAGCTGCACTTGGTAAACCTTGA